Proteins co-encoded in one Acidovorax sp. 69 genomic window:
- a CDS encoding DoxX family protein produces the protein MSSLPLTSSSIASREANDPLMRILRMLVGFFYLPHVLSKIVGFAGTAVFFGKAGFQPPEVFVVLSGAMELAVGVALLLGVFTKYAALLSVGLMVVAAGAIMIVNGVGWYWNKSGVEYLVFWAVASLVVFANEWRKEPGLLGWVPGRS, from the coding sequence ATGTCATCGCTCCCACTCACGTCTTCTTCGATTGCCTCCCGCGAGGCGAACGATCCCCTGATGCGCATCCTGCGCATGCTCGTGGGCTTTTTCTACCTGCCGCATGTGCTGTCCAAGATCGTCGGCTTTGCAGGCACCGCCGTGTTCTTTGGCAAAGCCGGTTTCCAGCCGCCGGAGGTGTTCGTCGTGTTGTCCGGCGCCATGGAGCTGGCAGTAGGGGTGGCATTGCTGCTGGGCGTGTTCACCAAGTACGCAGCGCTGCTGTCCGTCGGCCTGATGGTGGTGGCTGCGGGCGCGATCATGATCGTCAACGGTGTAGGCTGGTACTGGAACAAGTCCGGCGTGGAGTACCTCGTGTTCTGGGCGGTGGCCTCCCTGGTGGTGTTTGCCAATGAATGGCGCAAAGAACCGGGCCTGCTCGGCTGGGTGCCCGGCCGCAGCTAA
- a CDS encoding anaerobic ribonucleoside-triphosphate reductase activating protein — protein sequence MPIAVSSGQSLRVGGLTPLTTIDFPGRLAAVVYCQGCPWRCSYCHNPELLDAAAPTATSWSQVLAFLESRRGLLDGVVFSGGEPTLQAALPAALAQVRAMGFATGLHTGGMYPERLAAVLPLLDWVGLDIKGPKHHYDAITGVPGSGVRAWESLGLLVASGVPHECRTTWHSGLFSAETLCELVTALSDQGVVCWALQECRGPSGAHWTVTSQQAIRWAAQFATFALRRQ from the coding sequence GTGCCGATCGCTGTCAGCAGCGGGCAGTCGCTGCGCGTGGGCGGCCTCACGCCGCTCACCACCATCGACTTCCCCGGCCGCCTGGCGGCGGTGGTCTACTGCCAGGGATGCCCCTGGCGCTGTAGCTATTGCCACAACCCCGAATTGCTCGATGCTGCGGCCCCCACCGCCACGTCTTGGTCGCAGGTGCTGGCATTTCTCGAAAGCCGCCGGGGCCTGCTGGATGGCGTCGTGTTCTCGGGCGGCGAGCCCACGCTGCAGGCCGCGCTGCCCGCCGCGCTGGCCCAGGTCCGCGCGATGGGCTTTGCCACCGGCCTGCACACCGGCGGCATGTACCCCGAACGCCTTGCGGCGGTGTTGCCCTTGCTCGATTGGGTGGGCCTGGACATCAAGGGGCCCAAACATCACTACGACGCCATCACGGGTGTGCCGGGCAGCGGCGTGCGTGCGTGGGAGTCGCTCGGTCTGTTAGTGGCCAGCGGCGTGCCGCATGAATGCCGGACTACGTGGCATTCGGGGCTATTTAGTGCAGAGACCTTGTGTGAATTGGTCACTGCACTGTCCGATCAGGGCGTGGTCTGCTGGGCACTTCAGGAATGCCGGGGGCCCTCTGGAGCGCACTGGACCGTGACATCACAGCAAGCGATTCGATGGGCCGCACAATTTGCCACTTTTGCACTGCGCAGGCAGTAG
- the nrdD gene encoding anaerobic ribonucleoside-triphosphate reductase — translation MSHFSTTEHAAIADVPLTDAERQPCEVWTRVMGYHRPVSSFNVGKQGEHQERQFFAESACGR, via the coding sequence ATGAGCCACTTTTCCACCACTGAACACGCCGCCATCGCCGACGTCCCGCTCACCGACGCAGAGCGCCAGCCCTGCGAGGTCTGGACCCGCGTCATGGGCTACCACCGTCCTGTGTCCAGCTTCAACGTGGGCAAGCAGGGCGAACACCAGGAGCGCCAGTTCTTTGCTGAATCGGCCTGTGGCCGCTGA